A single genomic interval of Oryza sativa Japonica Group chromosome 7, ASM3414082v1 harbors:
- the LOC9266315 gene encoding uncharacterized protein has protein sequence MGLLSTAADAAVVLFSLAVAAAAPLIDAQAVLPRRLFPAPLVGLHRWYATEFGDYLAAEPPGFFRGLVWLELLLHWPLSVATLYGVLARRPWAGATALAAGVSVVTAMSAVLGEFLVSGRATHKLLQMYVPFAVLAVIAALRGLVVWSSQGTGLAPAPSSQKKRP, from the exons ATGGGCCTcctctcgacggcggcggacgcggcggtggtgctcttctccctcgccgtcgccgccgcggcgcccctgATCGACGCGCAGGCCgtcctcccgcgccgcctctTCCCGGCGCCCCTCGTTGGGCTCCACCGGTGGTACGCCACGGAGTTCGGCGACTACCTGGCGGCCGAGCCGCCGGGCTTCTTCCGCGGCCTCGTCTGGCTGGAGCTCCTCCTCCACTGGCCGCTCTCCGTCGCCACCCTCTACGGGgtgctcgcccgccgcccgtgggccggcgccaccgccctcgccgccggggtCTCCGTCGTCACCGCCATG TCTGCAGTACTCGGTGAGTTTTTGGTCTCAGGGCGAGCAACACATAAGCTGCTTCAGATGTATGTCCCTTTTGCTGTTCTTGCAGTCATTGCAGCTCTGCGCGGACTGGTCGTGTGGTCTTCGCAGGGTACTGGTTTAGCACCTGCACCTTCTTCTCAGAAGAAGAGGCCCTAA